From a region of the Mycobacteroides saopaulense genome:
- a CDS encoding ATP-dependent helicase codes for MSSEPGPLARFSAPTREWFTESFPAPTQAQSGAWQSIANGDNTLVVAPTGSGKTLAAFLWAIDTLVGAEPELNVAGRAASARHGTQILYVSPLKALAVDVERNLRAPLAGIARTTTRMGLPEPSITIGVRSGDTPAQRRRALISSPPDILITTPESLFLMLTSAARETLDTVRTVIVDEVHAVAGTKRGAHLALSLERLDERLSRPAQRIGLSATVKPAAEVARFLGGRAPATVVAPASPKTFDLSVVVPVSDMSAPDTYPDPEATNAGTNTIWPHVEQRIVDLIETHRSSIVFANSRRLAERLTARFNEIHAERLGVDLTPTSNPGVPGGPPAHIMGSGQTYGAEPLLARAHHGSVSKEQRADIEDDLKTGRLKCVVATSSLELGIDMGAVDLVVQVEAPPSVASGLQRIGRAGHQVGEVSRGVLFPKHRTDLLGCAVTVRRMLRGDIETLRVPANPLDILAQHTVAACALDPLDVEKWFDVVRRSAPFTSLPRSAFDAVLDLLSGKYPSTDFAELRPRVVYDRDEGTLTGRPGAQRLAVTSGGAIPDRGLFTVYMYAGAEGEKPSRVGELDEEMVYESRPGDVISLGATSWRITEITHERVVVVPAFGQPGRLPFWRGDSVGRPAELGMALGHLTGELAAAREAEFEKLCTATGFDEYAMGNLRALLTDQLQSTGAVPTDTTLIVERFRDELGDWRIVLHSPYGLRVNGPLALAVADRLQQRYGVSESPTATDDGIVVRLPDTDDSPPGAGLFVFDAAEIETIVTREVGGSALFAARFRECAARALLLPRRTPGRRSPLWQQRQRAAQLLDVARKHSDFPIVLEALRECLQDVYDIGTLVRLMSGIEQRQIRIVEVQTDAPSPFAAAQLFSYIGGFMYDEDRPLAERRAAALSLDTGLLAELMGRVELRELLDPAVIEATERQLQHLADERRARDSEGLADLFRLLGPLTAEEITARCSGVGTVWLNELVAARRVVQTHYGQRTWWAAVEDVARLRDALGVPVPPGVPAAFTDMTADPLGELLGRYARTHGPFTTGQAAERFGIGVRVAADTLSAMAARGQLIRGEFTSDATDSEQWCDAEVLRILRRRSLAALRAQVEPVSTSAFARFLPDWQYLDSSLRGVDGVATVIDQLAGVPIPASAWEPLILARRVRDYSPQMLDELLASGETVWSGHGSITAQDGWIALHPSGVAPATLAAADPVVLDEAHRAILDGLAAGGGYFFRQFGEGATMAALWDLVWAGLVTGDTFAPVRALLGTSIKSRTAHRNRRAPRLRAYTPIPTAAPVDPAVAGRWSMLPERLADGTERSHMQAELLLGRYGVVTKGSVVAEGVAGGFAWLYKVLSTFEDNGRCRRGYFVESLGGAQFASPTTVDRLREYLDTVDDGRKPYRATVLAATDPANPYGAALVWPKTVSDSGHRPGRKAGALAVLVDGDLTLYIERGGKSLLSFVTDPTVLHAAALGTMELVRDGALDGLVIERVDGRSVFDIGESAVIAALLEAGFARTPKGLRVRK; via the coding sequence ATGAGCAGCGAGCCCGGTCCACTCGCCCGGTTCTCGGCACCCACGCGGGAATGGTTCACCGAATCGTTCCCGGCACCCACACAGGCCCAGTCCGGCGCGTGGCAGTCCATCGCCAACGGCGACAACACACTTGTCGTCGCGCCCACAGGCTCAGGTAAGACCCTCGCGGCATTTCTGTGGGCCATCGACACCCTGGTCGGCGCCGAGCCCGAGCTGAATGTCGCCGGCCGTGCAGCTTCGGCCCGGCACGGAACCCAGATCCTGTATGTCTCGCCTCTCAAGGCCCTCGCGGTCGACGTCGAGCGGAACCTACGCGCTCCCCTGGCCGGGATCGCCCGGACCACGACGCGGATGGGCCTACCCGAACCTTCCATCACGATCGGCGTGCGCTCGGGCGATACCCCCGCGCAGCGGCGCCGCGCGTTGATCTCGTCTCCACCGGACATTCTCATCACCACCCCCGAATCACTGTTCCTGATGCTGACCTCTGCCGCGCGCGAAACCCTGGACACGGTGCGGACGGTCATCGTCGATGAAGTGCACGCGGTGGCCGGTACCAAACGCGGTGCACATCTGGCGCTGTCACTGGAGCGGCTGGATGAGCGGCTTTCCCGGCCCGCACAGCGAATCGGTCTGTCGGCGACGGTCAAGCCCGCAGCCGAGGTGGCCCGATTTCTGGGCGGCCGCGCCCCTGCCACGGTCGTCGCCCCGGCCAGCCCCAAGACTTTCGACCTGTCGGTGGTGGTGCCTGTCTCGGACATGAGTGCCCCCGACACCTATCCAGACCCCGAGGCGACGAACGCCGGTACCAACACCATCTGGCCCCATGTCGAACAACGCATCGTCGACCTCATCGAGACACATCGATCCAGCATCGTCTTCGCCAACTCCCGCCGCCTCGCCGAGCGGCTCACCGCACGGTTCAACGAAATTCACGCCGAACGCCTGGGTGTGGACCTCACCCCCACATCCAATCCGGGGGTACCCGGCGGACCACCGGCACACATCATGGGCAGCGGACAGACCTACGGTGCGGAACCGCTCCTCGCCCGGGCACATCACGGCTCGGTCAGCAAGGAGCAACGCGCCGACATCGAGGACGATCTGAAGACCGGACGTCTCAAATGCGTGGTGGCCACCAGCAGCCTGGAGCTCGGAATCGATATGGGGGCTGTGGATCTGGTGGTCCAGGTGGAGGCACCGCCGTCGGTGGCCAGCGGATTGCAACGCATCGGCCGCGCCGGGCACCAGGTCGGCGAGGTGTCCCGGGGTGTGCTGTTTCCCAAACATCGCACCGATCTGTTGGGCTGCGCCGTCACGGTGCGGCGCATGCTTCGAGGAGACATCGAGACCCTCCGGGTACCCGCCAATCCGCTGGACATCCTCGCCCAGCACACGGTGGCCGCCTGCGCGCTGGACCCTCTGGACGTCGAGAAATGGTTCGACGTGGTCAGGCGCAGCGCTCCCTTCACGTCCCTGCCGCGCAGTGCATTTGACGCGGTGCTCGACTTGCTCAGCGGCAAGTACCCTTCCACCGATTTCGCGGAGCTGCGTCCGCGCGTCGTATACGACAGAGACGAGGGAACGCTCACGGGACGCCCCGGAGCACAACGGCTGGCCGTGACGTCCGGGGGCGCGATTCCGGACCGCGGCCTGTTCACGGTCTACATGTACGCCGGGGCCGAGGGAGAGAAGCCTTCCCGGGTGGGCGAACTCGACGAGGAGATGGTCTACGAGTCGCGGCCCGGCGACGTGATCTCGTTGGGCGCCACCAGTTGGCGTATCACCGAGATCACCCACGAACGGGTGGTCGTGGTCCCCGCCTTCGGCCAACCGGGTCGGCTGCCCTTCTGGCGCGGCGATTCAGTGGGTCGACCAGCAGAACTCGGCATGGCATTGGGACACCTGACCGGAGAACTGGCGGCCGCACGAGAAGCCGAGTTCGAGAAGCTCTGCACCGCTACGGGGTTCGACGAATACGCCATGGGGAACCTGCGTGCGCTGCTCACCGACCAGCTGCAGTCGACGGGCGCCGTGCCTACCGACACCACGCTGATTGTCGAGAGATTCCGCGACGAGCTCGGTGACTGGCGCATCGTGCTGCATTCACCCTATGGGCTGCGGGTCAACGGCCCGCTGGCGCTCGCCGTCGCCGACCGGCTTCAGCAGCGCTACGGTGTCAGCGAGTCCCCCACCGCCACCGACGACGGCATCGTGGTGCGGCTCCCCGATACCGACGACAGCCCACCCGGAGCAGGTCTTTTCGTCTTCGATGCCGCAGAGATCGAGACAATCGTGACGCGGGAGGTCGGCGGCTCCGCGTTGTTCGCGGCGCGGTTCCGCGAATGCGCGGCGCGGGCCCTGCTCTTACCGCGCCGAACCCCCGGCCGACGCTCGCCGCTGTGGCAGCAGCGCCAGCGTGCCGCACAACTGCTGGATGTCGCACGTAAGCACTCCGACTTCCCGATAGTCCTGGAGGCACTACGCGAATGCCTGCAGGACGTCTACGACATCGGAACCCTGGTGCGGTTGATGTCCGGCATCGAGCAGCGCCAGATCCGGATCGTGGAGGTGCAGACCGATGCACCCTCCCCGTTCGCGGCCGCCCAATTGTTCAGCTATATCGGCGGTTTCATGTACGACGAGGACCGCCCGCTGGCGGAGCGGCGCGCCGCCGCCCTCTCGCTGGACACCGGACTGCTCGCCGAGCTCATGGGCCGGGTGGAACTGCGAGAACTACTCGACCCGGCGGTCATCGAGGCGACCGAACGACAACTGCAGCATCTGGCCGACGAGCGCAGGGCGCGCGACTCGGAAGGCCTCGCCGATCTGTTCCGGCTCCTCGGCCCGCTTACCGCCGAAGAAATCACCGCGCGCTGCAGCGGCGTCGGCACCGTCTGGCTCAACGAGCTTGTCGCCGCGCGCAGAGTGGTCCAGACCCACTACGGGCAACGCACCTGGTGGGCCGCCGTCGAGGACGTGGCACGACTACGTGACGCACTCGGGGTCCCGGTACCGCCGGGTGTGCCCGCGGCCTTCACCGACATGACGGCCGATCCGCTCGGGGAGCTGCTGGGCCGATACGCCAGAACGCACGGCCCGTTCACCACCGGCCAGGCCGCCGAACGCTTCGGCATCGGCGTCCGCGTTGCCGCCGACACGCTCTCCGCGATGGCTGCGCGCGGCCAGCTGATACGCGGTGAGTTCACCTCTGATGCAACAGATTCCGAACAGTGGTGCGACGCCGAGGTCCTCCGCATTCTGCGCAGACGATCCCTGGCGGCACTGCGCGCGCAGGTGGAGCCCGTCAGCACATCCGCCTTCGCGCGATTCCTGCCCGACTGGCAGTACCTCGATTCGAGCCTGCGCGGGGTCGACGGTGTCGCCACGGTCATCGACCAACTCGCCGGCGTCCCGATACCCGCGTCCGCATGGGAGCCGCTGATCCTGGCCCGGCGCGTTCGCGACTACTCACCGCAGATGCTCGACGAACTGCTGGCCTCCGGGGAGACGGTGTGGTCGGGACACGGCTCGATCACCGCACAGGATGGCTGGATCGCCTTGCACCCGAGTGGGGTTGCACCGGCCACGCTCGCAGCCGCCGATCCCGTCGTGCTCGATGAGGCGCATCGCGCGATCCTGGACGGTCTTGCCGCTGGCGGAGGGTACTTCTTCCGCCAGTTCGGGGAGGGCGCCACCATGGCAGCGCTCTGGGACCTGGTGTGGGCCGGGCTGGTGACGGGCGACACCTTCGCTCCGGTCCGGGCGCTGCTGGGTACCAGCATCAAATCGCGCACCGCGCACCGGAACCGGCGAGCACCCAGATTGCGTGCCTACACCCCGATCCCCACCGCAGCGCCCGTGGACCCCGCGGTCGCCGGCCGCTGGTCGATGCTGCCCGAAAGGCTCGCAGACGGTACCGAGCGCTCGCACATGCAGGCCGAGCTGCTGCTCGGCAGGTACGGCGTGGTGACCAAGGGCAGCGTCGTCGCCGAGGGAGTCGCGGGCGGCTTCGCCTGGCTGTACAAGGTGCTCTCGACGTTCGAGGACAACGGACGCTGCCGCCGCGGCTATTTCGTCGAATCGCTGGGCGGCGCCCAGTTCGCCTCACCCACGACCGTCGACAGGCTGCGTGAGTACCTCGACACCGTCGACGACGGACGCAAGCCGTATCGGGCGACGGTGTTGGCGGCGACAGATCCAGCCAACCCCTACGGGGCGGCGTTGGTGTGGCCGAAGACGGTCTCTGACTCCGGCCACCGGCCTGGGAGGAAGGCAGGGGCCCTCGCTGTGCTTGTCGACGGCGATCTGACGCTCTACATCGAGCGGGGCGGCAAGTCGCTGCTGAGCTTCGTGACCGATCCCACGGTGCTGCATGCCGCCGCGTTGGGCACGATGGAGCTGGTACGCGACGGCGCGCTCGACGGTCTGGTGATCGAGCGGGTCGACGGCAGATCGGTCTTCGACATCGGGGAATCCGCCGTGATCGCGGCCCTGCTGGAGGCCGGTTTCGCGCGCACACCGAAAGGACTGAGGGTACGCAAGTGA
- a CDS encoding VOC family protein: protein MKVIRFDHIVINCSDVETMAAWYERVLGMARETFGPAGRTALTFGRQKINLRPITATQDEWFTGVAVAPGSDDLCFVTDASPTEVREHLAACGVDIEQGAVTKFGALGEMTSHYCRDPDGNLIEIAVYP from the coding sequence GTGAAGGTGATCCGGTTCGACCACATCGTGATCAACTGCTCCGATGTGGAGACCATGGCCGCCTGGTACGAACGTGTGCTCGGCATGGCGCGAGAAACCTTCGGGCCCGCGGGCCGCACCGCCCTGACGTTCGGCAGGCAAAAGATCAATCTGCGGCCCATCACGGCGACTCAGGACGAATGGTTCACCGGCGTCGCCGTCGCACCGGGCTCCGATGATCTGTGTTTCGTCACCGATGCTTCTCCGACCGAGGTTCGCGAGCACCTCGCGGCCTGCGGGGTGGACATCGAGCAGGGGGCGGTGACCAAGTTCGGCGCGCTGGGCGAGATGACCTCGCATTACTGCCGTGACCCCGACGGGAACCTCATCGAGATCGCGGTATACCCGTGA
- a CDS encoding pyridoxamine 5'-phosphate oxidase family protein — translation MSNNHYHYLAFGPEAIARQRANGSYVAYGTHLERPDDGPDDLGARELRMIADATQFCLSTVTPAGWPYLQYRSGPAGFVGHLGGNTLRFVDLPGNNQFVTLGNLAADDRLAMFFVDYPRKQRLKVFGRGRVHEGERREIEVAVEAFDWNCSRSIIPRYDQQYLTELGRAYQEKAAAREAELTAEIERLRARVTELEQRPS, via the coding sequence GTGAGCAACAACCACTATCACTACCTCGCCTTCGGCCCCGAGGCGATCGCGCGGCAACGGGCCAACGGCAGCTACGTTGCCTACGGCACACACCTGGAGCGCCCGGACGACGGCCCCGATGATCTGGGAGCGCGGGAGTTACGAATGATCGCCGACGCGACACAGTTCTGCCTGAGCACCGTGACCCCGGCCGGATGGCCGTACCTGCAATACCGCAGCGGCCCTGCGGGATTCGTTGGCCACCTCGGCGGCAACACCCTTCGATTCGTCGATCTGCCCGGCAACAACCAATTCGTGACTCTGGGAAACCTCGCGGCCGACGATCGGTTGGCGATGTTCTTCGTCGACTATCCGCGCAAGCAGCGTCTCAAGGTGTTTGGCCGCGGCAGGGTGCATGAGGGTGAACGCCGGGAGATCGAAGTGGCGGTGGAGGCGTTCGACTGGAACTGCTCGCGCAGCATCATTCCCCGCTACGACCAGCAGTACCTCACCGAGCTCGGCAGGGCCTATCAGGAAAAGGCCGCCGCCAGGGAAGCCGAGCTGACCGCCGAAATCGAGCGGCTACGCGCGCGGGTCACCGAGCTCGAACAGCGGCCCAGCTGA
- a CDS encoding pseudouridine synthase has protein sequence MSPRRRAPDPPLPVRDGLGPVRIRLRGDGPVLDELVSRFGSAAADQVSRGDVVDAMGTTVTADTRLSAGSLVYTYREPAVEVPVPFAIDVLHWDENVLVVDKPHFLSTMPRGRHVTETALVRLRKMLDLPELAPAHRLDRLTAGVLLFTVRRDVRSAYHALFAHRQVSKTYEALAPVDPAITLPLTLRSRIVKRRSILQACEEPGPANAETHIELIDQRETVGRYRLIPHTGQTHQLRVHMNSLGVPIINDPLYPAVVDVAADDFTRPLQLLARSLAFRDPLTGKDVRYESVRVLGQ, from the coding sequence ATGAGCCCGAGAAGACGGGCTCCCGATCCACCACTACCGGTGCGAGACGGCTTGGGCCCGGTGCGCATTCGGCTCCGGGGAGACGGACCCGTGCTGGACGAGCTGGTCTCCCGTTTCGGCTCCGCGGCCGCTGATCAGGTGAGTCGAGGCGATGTTGTCGACGCCATGGGGACCACCGTCACCGCCGATACCCGGTTGTCGGCAGGCTCGCTGGTGTACACGTATCGCGAACCGGCCGTGGAGGTTCCCGTCCCGTTCGCCATCGACGTATTGCACTGGGACGAGAACGTCCTGGTGGTCGATAAGCCGCATTTCCTATCCACGATGCCGCGGGGGCGCCATGTCACCGAGACGGCGCTGGTACGGCTGCGAAAGATGTTGGACCTGCCGGAGTTGGCGCCCGCGCATCGCCTCGATCGGCTCACTGCGGGGGTGTTGTTGTTCACGGTGCGCCGCGATGTGCGTTCGGCGTATCACGCGTTGTTCGCGCACCGCCAGGTGTCCAAGACTTATGAGGCGTTGGCCCCCGTCGATCCGGCCATCACGCTTCCGCTGACCTTGCGTAGCAGAATCGTCAAGCGACGCAGCATACTTCAGGCGTGCGAGGAGCCGGGGCCGGCGAACGCCGAGACTCATATCGAGCTGATCGACCAGCGGGAGACGGTGGGTAGATACCGGCTCATCCCGCACACGGGGCAGACACATCAGCTTCGGGTACACATGAACAGCCTGGGGGTCCCGATCATCAACGATCCGCTCTATCCGGCGGTGGTCGACGTGGCAGCGGACGACTTCACCCGTCCGCTGCAGCTGCTGGCGCGCTCGCTGGCCTTCCGTGACCCGTTGACCGGCAAGGATGTTCGGTACGAGTCGGTGCGCGTGCTGGGGCAGTAG
- a CDS encoding glycerol-3-phosphate dehydrogenase/oxidase has product MSDATSPSGSSGPTYTFLGPQARSLNWERLGSEQFDVIVIGGGVVGAGSALDAATRGLKVALVEARDFASGTSSRSSKMFHGGLRYLEQLEFGLVQEALRERELSLSTLAPHLVKPLPFLFPLTNRWWERPYVAAGIFLYDQMGGAKSVPAQKHLTRAGALRLAPGLKRNSLIGGIRYYDTVVDDARHTMNVARTAAHYGAVVRASTQVVSLLREGDRVIGVVVRDTENGAETEVRGHVVVNATGVWTDEIQALSRTRGRFRVTASKGVHIVVPRDRIVSEVAIILRTEKSVLFVIPWGNHWIIGTTDTEWNLDLAHPAATKVDIDYILDKVNTVLATPLTHNDIDGVYAGLRPLLAGEDDDTSKLSREHAVAVAAPGLVAIAGGKYTTYRVMAADAIDMASEFVPARVAPSITEKVPLLGADGYFALINQTEHVGETYGLHPYRVRHLLDRYGSLIGEVLACAGADHSLLQPIAKAPMYLKVEALYAVAAEGALHLEDILARRMRIAIEYPHRGVDCAQEVAELVAPVLGWSAEDIVREVDTYRARVDAEVRSQRQPDDASADALRVAAPEARSFIVEPVTDVLSPSK; this is encoded by the coding sequence GTGAGTGACGCAACCAGCCCGTCGGGATCGAGTGGACCTACGTACACGTTCCTTGGACCGCAGGCACGTTCGCTGAACTGGGAGCGCCTGGGATCCGAGCAGTTCGACGTCATCGTCATCGGCGGCGGGGTCGTCGGCGCCGGATCGGCCCTCGACGCGGCCACGCGCGGGCTCAAGGTCGCCCTGGTCGAGGCGCGTGACTTCGCATCGGGAACGTCGAGCCGCTCCTCGAAAATGTTCCACGGCGGCCTGCGCTATCTGGAACAGCTCGAGTTCGGTTTGGTTCAGGAAGCATTGCGTGAGCGGGAGTTGTCCCTGTCGACACTGGCGCCGCACCTGGTCAAGCCGTTGCCGTTCCTGTTCCCGCTGACCAACCGCTGGTGGGAGCGGCCATATGTGGCTGCCGGCATCTTCCTGTACGACCAGATGGGCGGTGCGAAATCCGTTCCCGCGCAAAAACACCTCACCCGTGCGGGTGCGCTGCGGCTGGCACCGGGACTTAAACGCAACTCACTCATCGGCGGCATCCGCTATTACGACACGGTGGTCGACGACGCTCGTCACACCATGAACGTGGCCCGTACTGCCGCACACTACGGCGCGGTGGTCCGGGCTTCCACACAGGTGGTCTCGCTGCTGCGTGAGGGCGATCGCGTCATCGGAGTGGTGGTGCGCGACACCGAGAACGGCGCCGAAACCGAAGTTCGCGGGCACGTCGTGGTCAATGCCACCGGAGTATGGACCGACGAGATCCAGGCATTGTCGCGTACGCGCGGCCGGTTCCGGGTGACCGCGTCCAAGGGCGTACATATCGTGGTGCCGCGGGACAGGATCGTCAGCGAGGTGGCGATCATCCTGCGCACCGAAAAATCGGTGCTGTTCGTGATCCCATGGGGCAACCATTGGATCATCGGGACCACCGACACCGAGTGGAACCTCGACCTGGCGCATCCAGCGGCCACCAAGGTGGACATCGACTACATCCTGGACAAGGTCAACACGGTGCTGGCAACGCCCTTGACGCACAACGACATCGACGGGGTGTATGCGGGCCTGCGCCCGCTGTTGGCCGGGGAGGACGACGACACCTCGAAGCTTTCCCGTGAGCACGCCGTGGCGGTGGCGGCGCCGGGTCTGGTGGCCATCGCGGGCGGCAAGTACACGACTTATCGTGTGATGGCGGCCGATGCCATCGATATGGCAAGCGAATTCGTTCCGGCGCGCGTGGCGCCCTCGATCACCGAGAAGGTGCCGCTGTTAGGCGCCGACGGGTACTTCGCGCTGATCAACCAGACCGAGCACGTGGGTGAGACTTATGGCCTACATCCGTACCGGGTGCGCCATCTGCTGGACCGGTACGGCTCACTGATCGGCGAGGTGCTTGCCTGTGCGGGCGCGGATCACAGCCTGCTGCAACCGATCGCCAAGGCGCCGATGTATTTGAAGGTGGAGGCGCTCTACGCCGTGGCAGCCGAGGGCGCGCTGCATCTGGAGGACATCCTCGCCCGACGCATGCGCATCGCCATCGAATACCCGCACCGCGGCGTGGACTGCGCGCAGGAGGTCGCCGAGTTGGTGGCCCCGGTGCTCGGCTGGTCCGCGGAAGACATTGTCCGCGAGGTGGATACCTACCGGGCCCGGGTCGATGCCGAGGTGCGTTCGCAGCGCCAGCCCGACGATGCCTCTGCGGATGCGTTGCGGGTGGCCGCGCCGGAAGCACGTTCGTTCATCGTCGAACCGGTGACCGACGTGCTGTCGCCGTCGAAGTAG